From the genome of Streptomyces sp. NBC_01260, one region includes:
- a CDS encoding ArsR/SmtB family transcription factor → MTEGSPDAAEAVDSVLGALADPTRRRLLDLLAAQGEATATSLAGQLPVSRQAVVKHLTVLDAAGLVSGGRVGREVRYSVQPAALNATARWMAGLAADWDRRLANIKRVAEAAERDSH, encoded by the coding sequence GTGACGGAGGGAAGCCCCGACGCCGCCGAGGCCGTCGACAGCGTCCTCGGCGCGCTGGCCGACCCGACGCGGCGCAGGCTGCTCGATCTGCTCGCGGCCCAGGGCGAGGCCACCGCGACGTCGCTCGCCGGACAGCTCCCCGTCTCACGCCAGGCGGTGGTCAAACACCTCACCGTGCTGGACGCCGCCGGACTGGTGTCCGGGGGCCGGGTAGGTCGCGAGGTGCGGTACTCGGTGCAGCCCGCCGCACTGAACGCGACGGCCCGGTGGATGGCCGGGCTGGCAGCCGACTGGGACCGGCGGCTGGCGAACATCAAGCGCGTCGCCGAGGCGGCCGAGCGGGATTCGCACTGA
- a CDS encoding SRPBCC domain-containing protein, with product MSEDRIERETLIEAPLDRVWSLVAQPGFWVADKASLPGTVAREGESLVAKNSEHGDFPVRVEKVEPPTYLAYRWTSAFPGEELREDNSTLVEFTLTPEGEKTRLRVIESGFGALAGSEELRGQNLKDHTEGWPQELDALKKRAEQPSA from the coding sequence ATGAGCGAGGACCGGATCGAACGCGAAACCCTGATCGAGGCGCCCCTTGACCGGGTCTGGTCACTGGTGGCGCAACCCGGGTTCTGGGTGGCCGACAAGGCCTCCCTGCCGGGCACCGTGGCCAGGGAAGGTGAGTCACTGGTGGCGAAGAACTCCGAGCACGGCGACTTCCCCGTACGGGTGGAGAAGGTCGAGCCGCCGACGTATCTGGCGTACCGCTGGACCAGCGCGTTCCCCGGGGAGGAACTGCGCGAGGACAACAGCACCCTGGTGGAGTTCACCCTGACGCCGGAGGGCGAGAAGACGCGGCTGCGCGTCATCGAGAGCGGATTCGGGGCGCTTGCCGGGTCCGAGGAGCTGCGCGGTCAGAATCTCAAGGACCACACCGAGGGCTGGCCGCAGGAGCTCGACGCGCTCAAGAAGCGCGCCGAACAGCCATCCGCGTGA